From Primulina tabacum isolate GXHZ01 chromosome 2, ASM2559414v2, whole genome shotgun sequence, one genomic window encodes:
- the LOC142537988 gene encoding protein DELAY OF GERMINATION 1-like yields the protein MATSDQNREACFYQEWMTLQEQELSELNQVIAQNTNGCATNAELSQLIEKIMDNFQDYNHKRSLMARADVSPYFAPTWCTSLERSLLWIGGCRPSSYIRLIYALCGLEIESQLAEFLRGARIGNLGELSARQISMVDKLQGNTIVEERKLSSRLASLQEDVLDQPLAAIAVKSGCQCNSKVDEALDKHGSAMAVILEEADHLRLNTMREVVRILTPRQGVDFLAAGKKLRLCMQDWGKKRDLDHGRN from the coding sequence ATGGCAACAAGTGATCAAAACAGAGAAGCTTGCTTCTACCAAGAATGGATGACTCTCCAAGAACAAGAACTTTCGGAACTCAACCAAGTCATTGCCCAGAACACAAACGGGTGCGCTACTAATGCTGAATTAAGCCAATTGATCGAGAAAATCATGGATAATTTCCAAGATTACAACCACAAACGAAGCCTCATGGCGCGAGCCGACGTCTCCCCCTATTTCGCTCCGACCTGGTGTACTTCTCTGGAGAGATCACTCCTATGGATAGGCGGCTGCAGACCCTCATCTTATATCCGGCTGATTTATGCGTTATGCGGCCTGGAAATCGAATCCCAATTGGCCGAGTTCCTCAGAGGCGCAAGAATCGGGAACCTGGGTGAGCTGTCGGCCAGGCAAATATCCATGGTGGACAAGCtgcaaggaaacacgatcgttgAAGAAAGAAAGCTGTCGAGCCGTCTGGCGAGTTTGCAGGAAGATGTTCTGGACCAGCCGCTGGCGGCAATAGCTGTGAAATCAGGCTGCCAGTGCAATAGCAAGGTGGACGAGGCGCTGGATAAGCATGGCAGCGCTATGGCGGTTATATTGGAGGAAGCTGATCATTTGAGACTCAACACAATGAGGGAGGTAGTCAGGATACTCACGCCGAGACAGGGAGTGGATTTTCTTGCTGCTGGGAAGAAGCTTCGTCTATGCATGCAGGATTGGGGTAAGAAGAGAGATCTTGATCATGGTAGGAATTAA